In Lactobacillus sp. PV012, one genomic interval encodes:
- a CDS encoding HAD-IC family P-type ATPase has product MEEKELQGLTDAQAQVRLKKDGLNEVPEPEFNFIKEFMGKLWNLSAWILEAALLLECFLGKWIQSLFVLLMLLFAAFNGATQKKKSRKVLNTISHELTPTVAVKRSGKWIKINSKYLVVGDLISLKRGDVLAADVKIAQGQIAVDESSITGESKEITKNVGETAYAGTTVVSGDAQAYVTATGSNSRSGKTINLINQSAAPGHLQQLLTKIIYYLCLLDGVLTLILIIAALIRGKNVIDMLPFLAMMFIASIPVAMPSTFALSNSFEATRLSHEGVLTSDLTGIQDAANLNVLLLDKTGTITENKTAVASWDNVSTLPSKEVLSLAGAATDKRSPSIIDQAIDDYLAQENITAAVPSKFVPFTSNTGYSMAEVDGKNIKLGSFKQLSKIDPSADEKVKNINFEAGRSVAVLIDDKLAGIFILQDKVREDSASALKELKRRGIQPIMLTGDNQKTAAAVAKQVGLQGKVISIQDFNKDTDIKDLAGIADVLPEDKLRVVKTLQQDGYIVGMTGDGVNDAPALKQAEVGIAVSNAADVAKKSGKMVLLDDGLTPIVKILDAGHRVYQRMTTWSLTKLSRTAELTMLLTFGFLFFDYIPMALNAMVIYTIMNNMVTMMIGTDNTYITYKPESWNMAKLAKIAFSLAAGWTVIGFSFVWYLVAHHYTAGTVSTMVYVYLVLSAMLIVLITRTKKFFWQSHPSKMVGVVQIIDVLLTFILALFGLAMTKITLVNLGITIVIALIAAILIDLIYQPIMKNK; this is encoded by the coding sequence ATGGAAGAAAAAGAGCTTCAAGGCTTAACAGATGCCCAAGCTCAAGTCCGTTTAAAAAAAGATGGGCTTAATGAAGTTCCAGAACCTGAATTTAATTTTATAAAAGAATTTATGGGTAAACTATGGAACCTCTCTGCTTGGATTTTAGAAGCTGCTTTATTATTAGAATGTTTTTTAGGAAAATGGATTCAGTCACTCTTTGTATTATTAATGTTGCTTTTTGCAGCATTTAATGGGGCTACTCAAAAGAAAAAGTCTCGCAAAGTTTTAAATACCATTTCCCATGAACTCACACCTACTGTTGCCGTTAAAAGAAGCGGAAAATGGATTAAGATTAACTCCAAATACTTGGTTGTTGGCGACTTAATTAGTTTAAAACGTGGGGATGTTTTAGCAGCTGACGTCAAGATTGCTCAAGGACAAATTGCTGTAGACGAAAGTTCAATTACTGGTGAATCTAAAGAAATCACCAAAAATGTCGGTGAGACTGCCTATGCGGGCACTACAGTTGTTAGCGGGGATGCACAAGCTTATGTCACTGCAACCGGTAGCAATTCTCGTTCAGGAAAAACTATCAATTTAATTAACCAATCAGCTGCTCCTGGACACTTGCAACAATTACTTACTAAGATTATCTACTATCTTTGCTTATTAGATGGTGTTTTAACCTTAATTTTAATTATCGCTGCTTTAATTCGTGGCAAAAATGTTATTGACATGTTACCGTTCTTAGCAATGATGTTTATTGCCTCAATTCCGGTAGCAATGCCATCTACTTTTGCCCTTTCAAACTCATTTGAAGCAACTCGTTTGAGTCATGAGGGAGTTTTGACATCTGATTTAACTGGTATTCAAGACGCAGCCAATTTAAATGTTCTTTTACTTGATAAAACGGGTACGATCACTGAAAATAAAACTGCAGTTGCTAGTTGGGATAACGTCTCTACTCTTCCAAGCAAGGAAGTCTTATCCCTCGCTGGTGCTGCTACAGATAAACGTAGCCCAAGTATTATCGATCAAGCAATCGATGATTACCTTGCTCAAGAAAACATTACTGCTGCAGTTCCAAGCAAATTTGTACCTTTTACTTCAAATACAGGTTATTCCATGGCCGAAGTTGATGGTAAAAATATCAAACTTGGATCATTTAAACAACTTTCTAAGATTGACCCTAGCGCCGATGAAAAAGTCAAAAATATTAACTTTGAAGCTGGTCGCTCAGTAGCAGTTTTAATTGATGACAAATTAGCAGGTATTTTCATTTTGCAAGATAAAGTGCGTGAAGATTCCGCTAGCGCCCTTAAAGAGTTAAAGCGACGCGGTATTCAACCAATTATGCTTACTGGTGACAACCAAAAAACTGCCGCCGCTGTTGCTAAACAAGTTGGTCTTCAAGGAAAAGTCATCTCAATTCAGGATTTTAATAAAGATACTGATATTAAAGACTTAGCAGGAATTGCCGATGTTTTACCTGAAGACAAGTTACGCGTAGTAAAAACGCTCCAACAAGATGGCTACATCGTTGGTATGACCGGTGATGGAGTTAATGATGCACCTGCATTAAAACAAGCCGAAGTCGGGATTGCTGTTTCAAATGCAGCTGATGTTGCTAAAAAAAGTGGTAAAATGGTGCTTTTAGACGATGGCTTAACACCAATTGTGAAAATCCTCGATGCTGGACACCGTGTTTACCAAAGAATGACTACTTGGTCTCTTACCAAGCTTTCTCGTACTGCTGAATTGACCATGCTTTTAACTTTTGGCTTCTTATTCTTCGATTATATTCCAATGGCCTTAAACGCCATGGTTATTTACACGATCATGAACAACATGGTTACAATGATGATTGGGACTGATAACACCTATATTACTTATAAACCGGAAAGCTGGAATATGGCAAAACTTGCCAAAATTGCTTTTTCACTTGCTGCCGGCTGGACAGTTATTGGCTTTAGTTTTGTTTGGTACTTAGTCGCGCATCATTACACAGCTGGCACTGTTTCCACCATGGTTTATGTTTACCTAGTTTTAAGTGCGATGCTAATTGTTTTAATTACTAGAACTAAAAAGTTTTTCTGGCAATCTCATCCCTCTAAGATGGTTGGAGTTGTGCAAATCATTGATGTGTTATTAACC
- a CDS encoding phosphatase PAP2 family protein, protein MKFFCPIEVISTGLVLALLIFTIRNSRLFNFYDHWVHHKLVRHSDTKLWQIITFLNEPKLIVIWDLILAGTLFATHHPYSGSWVVLTLAFTDLLGILLKNSLKRKRPVAPQEVRKGYSFPSGHVLSVTIMGLMLWRIFGKKGGLILFVAIMSVWVLVALSRLNTRAHYPSDIIGATTLGIFCFTIAQQFLTLV, encoded by the coding sequence GTGAAATTTTTTTGTCCAATAGAGGTAATTAGTACTGGATTAGTACTAGCTCTTTTAATTTTTACTATAAGAAATTCTCGTTTATTTAATTTTTATGATCATTGGGTTCACCATAAATTAGTTCGTCATAGTGATACTAAGCTTTGGCAAATTATCACTTTTTTGAATGAACCAAAATTAATAGTCATTTGGGACTTAATTTTAGCAGGGACATTGTTTGCTACTCATCATCCCTATAGTGGAAGTTGGGTAGTTTTAACTTTGGCTTTTACAGATTTGTTGGGAATTTTACTTAAAAATTCTCTTAAAAGAAAGCGTCCAGTCGCACCCCAAGAAGTTAGAAAGGGATATAGTTTTCCTAGTGGACATGTGCTAAGTGTCACAATCATGGGATTAATGCTTTGGCGCATTTTTGGAAAAAAGGGTGGGCTAATTCTTTTCGTCGCAATTATGAGCGTCTGGGTATTGGTTGCTTTATCACGCTTGAATACGAGGGCGCATTATCCTTCTGATATTATTGGAGCAACGACATTAGGAATTTTTTGTTTTACAATTGCACAACAATTTTTAACTCTGGTTTAA
- the eno gene encoding phosphopyruvate hydratase yields MLKSVIENIHALEIFDSRGNPTVEVFVTLSNGVVGKAEVPSGASTGENEAVELRDGGERLGGKGVMTAVNNVNTEINDALKGLDPHDQPNIDATMIALDGTPNKGRLGANAILGVSMATAAAAAKDNHQPLYRYLGGTDLEMPQTFHNVINGGEHADNGIDLQEFMITPVKKTSFRDGFEKIVNVYHTLKKVLEDMGYETGLGDEGGFAPNMKNSEEALKALHESIIKAGYKPGEDIAIACDCAASYFYNKEDGKYHLEGKVLTDEELSDYYDKLLKEFPELISMEDPFDENDVEGMVKFTQSHKDRVQIVLDDFICTNPKLLNKAIHEGAGNASLIKLNQIGTVTETLETIRLSRKNGYNTMISHRSGETGDTFIADFSVAVNGGQLKTGAPARSERVEKYNRLLEIEEQLGKGERLAFFPDNVDLD; encoded by the coding sequence ATGCTCAAATCAGTTATTGAAAATATTCACGCACTTGAAATCTTTGACTCACGTGGTAACCCAACTGTTGAAGTTTTTGTTACTCTTTCAAATGGGGTCGTAGGTAAGGCTGAAGTTCCATCAGGTGCTTCAACTGGTGAAAACGAAGCTGTTGAATTGCGTGACGGTGGTGAACGTCTTGGCGGTAAGGGAGTTATGACCGCTGTAAACAATGTTAATACTGAAATTAACGATGCTTTAAAGGGCTTGGATCCACACGACCAACCAAACATCGATGCAACTATGATTGCTTTAGATGGTACTCCAAACAAGGGTCGTTTAGGTGCTAATGCTATTTTAGGTGTATCTATGGCTACTGCTGCTGCAGCTGCTAAAGATAACCACCAACCTTTATACCGCTACTTAGGTGGTACTGATCTTGAAATGCCACAAACTTTCCACAACGTTATTAATGGTGGGGAACACGCAGACAACGGTATTGACTTACAAGAATTCATGATTACTCCAGTTAAGAAGACTTCATTCCGTGATGGTTTCGAAAAGATTGTTAACGTATACCACACTTTGAAGAAAGTTCTTGAAGATATGGGTTACGAAACTGGTTTAGGTGATGAAGGTGGTTTCGCACCTAACATGAAGAACTCAGAAGAAGCTTTGAAAGCTTTACATGAATCAATTATTAAAGCTGGTTACAAGCCAGGTGAAGATATTGCTATTGCATGTGACTGTGCTGCTTCATACTTCTACAACAAGGAAGATGGCAAGTACCACTTGGAAGGTAAAGTTTTAACTGATGAAGAATTAAGTGACTACTACGACAAGTTACTTAAGGAATTCCCAGAATTAATTTCTATGGAAGACCCATTTGATGAAAACGATGTTGAAGGAATGGTTAAGTTTACTCAAAGCCACAAAGATCGTGTACAAATTGTTTTAGATGACTTCATTTGTACTAATCCTAAGCTTTTAAACAAGGCTATTCACGAAGGTGCTGGTAATGCTTCATTAATTAAGTTGAACCAAATTGGTACTGTTACTGAAACTTTAGAAACTATTCGTCTCTCACGTAAGAATGGTTACAACACTATGATTTCTCACCGTTCAGGTGAAACTGGTGATACTTTCATCGCTGACTTCTCAGTTGCTGTAAATGGTGGTCAATTGAAGACTGGTGCTCCAGCACGTTCAGAACGTGTTGAAAAGTACAACCGTTTACTTGAAATTGAAGAACAACTTGGTAAAGGTGAACGTTTAGCCTTCTTCCCAGATAACGTTGACTTAGACTAA
- a CDS encoding SemiSWEET family transporter, with protein MENNENSNKETLFISILGKVASIIAILMYVSYIPQIMNNLHGQYGSPVQPLVAAINCTLWSIYALKKRQKDWPVFWANAPGIIFGLLTFITSLH; from the coding sequence ATGGAAAATAATGAAAATAGTAATAAAGAAACCTTATTTATTAGCATATTAGGTAAAGTAGCTTCAATTATTGCAATTTTGATGTATGTTTCTTACATCCCTCAAATTATGAATAATTTACATGGACAATATGGTAGTCCAGTTCAGCCATTGGTAGCTGCTATTAACTGTACTTTATGGTCAATCTATGCCTTAAAAAAGAGACAAAAAGATTGGCCGGTTTTCTGGGCTAATGCACCTGGAATTATCTTTGGTTTACTCACTTTTATTACCAGTTTACATTAA
- a CDS encoding ABC-F family ATP-binding cassette domain-containing protein, which translates to MITVSDLSLNLSGRTLYEDVNLKFTPGNCYGIIGANGAGKSTFLKLLEGKLEPTTGNIAIDPNERMSSLNQDHFAFEDFTVLDTVIQGHKELYKVMKEKDALYAKPDFGDEDGVKAAELETKFAELDGWNAEADASRLLQSLGIPEDVHQSKMSELPEAEKVKVLLAQALFGEPDILLLDEPTNGLDVHSINWLENFLADYPKIVIVVSHDRHFLNQVCTQMCDVDYQKIQLYVGNYDFWYESSKLASELAANQNAKKEEKIKELQEFIARFSANASKSKQATSRKKQLDKITLDDIRPSLRKYPYVKFETHRDLGNDLLKVEDISYSVDGEKILDNVSFMVRPGDKVAFLSKNTLATTALMEIITGKVTPDTGTVTWGQTTAFNYMARDLNANFNNDELTILDWLRQYAQKDQDDNTFLRGFLGRMLFSGDEIEKQIKVLSGGEKVRCQLSRMMLQPANVLVMDDPTNHLDLESITSLNDALKDYPGSLIFTSHDHEFIQTIANHIIEVGPKGIVSRADTTYDEFLERENIQEQVKAIY; encoded by the coding sequence TTGATTACAGTATCTGACTTAAGTTTAAACTTATCTGGTCGTACCCTCTATGAAGATGTAAATTTAAAATTTACTCCTGGGAATTGTTATGGAATTATTGGAGCAAATGGAGCAGGAAAATCTACCTTTTTAAAATTATTAGAAGGTAAGTTAGAACCTACAACTGGAAATATTGCAATTGATCCTAATGAAAGAATGTCTAGCTTAAATCAAGATCACTTTGCATTTGAAGATTTTACGGTTTTGGATACAGTTATCCAGGGTCATAAAGAACTCTATAAAGTAATGAAAGAAAAAGATGCCCTTTATGCTAAGCCCGATTTTGGGGATGAAGATGGAGTTAAAGCGGCAGAATTAGAAACAAAATTTGCGGAATTAGATGGTTGGAATGCAGAAGCTGACGCTTCAAGATTATTGCAATCATTAGGAATTCCAGAAGATGTGCATCAAAGTAAAATGAGTGAATTACCAGAAGCGGAGAAGGTTAAAGTATTACTTGCTCAAGCTTTATTTGGGGAACCAGATATTTTATTACTGGATGAGCCTACTAATGGTTTAGATGTGCACAGCATTAATTGGTTAGAAAACTTTTTAGCTGATTATCCTAAAATTGTTATTGTTGTTTCTCACGATCGTCACTTTTTAAATCAAGTATGTACACAGATGTGCGACGTAGATTATCAAAAAATTCAACTTTATGTGGGGAACTATGATTTTTGGTATGAATCAAGTAAACTAGCTTCTGAATTGGCTGCAAACCAAAATGCTAAAAAAGAAGAAAAAATCAAGGAATTACAAGAATTCATTGCTCGTTTTTCAGCCAATGCTTCTAAATCTAAGCAAGCTACTTCACGTAAAAAGCAATTAGATAAGATTACTTTAGATGATATTCGTCCTTCTTTAAGAAAGTATCCTTATGTAAAATTTGAAACACATCGTGATTTAGGAAATGATTTACTTAAAGTAGAAGATATATCATATTCAGTAGATGGCGAAAAAATTCTGGATAATGTTTCCTTTATGGTTCGTCCAGGAGACAAGGTAGCGTTTTTATCCAAAAATACCTTAGCTACAACTGCCTTGATGGAAATTATTACGGGTAAAGTAACTCCAGATACTGGAACAGTAACTTGGGGGCAAACAACTGCTTTTAATTATATGGCGAGAGATTTAAACGCTAACTTTAATAATGATGAACTCACTATTTTAGACTGGTTGCGTCAATATGCCCAAAAGGATCAAGATGATAATACCTTTTTACGTGGCTTTTTGGGAAGAATGCTATTTAGTGGGGATGAAATCGAAAAACAAATCAAGGTGCTTTCTGGGGGAGAAAAAGTTCGTTGTCAATTATCTCGCATGATGTTACAACCTGCTAATGTGTTAGTAATGGATGACCCAACTAACCACTTGGATTTAGAATCCATTACTTCATTAAATGATGCATTAAAGGATTACCCAGGGTCTTTGATTTTTACTTCGCATGATCATGAATTTATTCAGACAATTGCCAATCACATTATTGAAGTTGGACCAAAAGGAATTGTCAGTCGTGCTGATACGACTTATGATGAATTCTTAGAAAGAGAAAATATTCAAGAGCAAGTTAAAGCTATTTATTAA
- the bsh gene encoding choloylglycine hydrolase: MCTGILYSSDNHYFGRNLDLEITFGQKVTITPRNYEFKFSEVSNMKSHLAIIGMAMIANDYPLYFDAANEAGLGMAGLAYAGNATYMPSNPKMTNVASFEFIPYILGQAKTVAEAKKLMENLNITNTAFSKETQPSPLHWILGDKTGASIVVEPDADGLHVYDNPIHTLTNNPSFPQQMLNLGNYVGITPGEPKNTFAPGVDINYYSRSLGTHNLPGGMDSEGRFVKVSFALQHAPKGKSEDENVTNYFHVLGSVAQPKGLDEVAPNSFEYTIYSDCMNLETGMYYYTTYEDNQISAVDMHKVDLDGSELSSYATKKSQTINYQN, translated from the coding sequence ATGTGTACAGGAATCCTTTATAGTTCAGACAATCATTATTTTGGACGTAATTTAGACTTAGAAATTACTTTTGGTCAAAAAGTAACAATTACACCTCGAAACTATGAATTTAAATTCAGTGAAGTTTCAAATATGAAGAGTCATTTAGCCATTATTGGCATGGCAATGATTGCTAATGATTATCCTTTATATTTCGATGCAGCTAATGAAGCTGGACTTGGTATGGCAGGATTAGCTTATGCTGGTAATGCAACTTACATGCCTTCAAATCCTAAGATGACTAACGTTGCATCTTTTGAATTTATTCCATATATTTTAGGTCAAGCTAAAACTGTGGCTGAAGCTAAAAAGTTAATGGAGAACCTTAATATTACTAATACTGCTTTTTCAAAGGAAACCCAACCATCACCTCTACACTGGATTTTAGGTGATAAAACTGGAGCAAGTATTGTAGTTGAACCTGATGCTGATGGACTTCATGTTTATGATAACCCTATTCATACCCTTACTAATAATCCATCCTTCCCACAACAAATGTTAAACTTAGGAAATTATGTAGGAATTACTCCAGGTGAACCTAAAAATACTTTTGCACCAGGCGTAGATATTAATTACTATAGTCGTTCTCTTGGGACACATAATTTACCAGGTGGAATGGATTCAGAAGGTCGTTTTGTAAAAGTTTCTTTTGCTTTGCAACATGCACCAAAAGGTAAGAGTGAAGATGAAAATGTTACTAATTACTTCCATGTTTTAGGATCAGTAGCACAGCCTAAAGGACTTGATGAAGTAGCACCAAATTCATTTGAATATACCATTTATTCTGATTGTATGAATTTAGAAACAGGAATGTATTACTACACTACCTATGAAGATAATCAAATTTCTGCAGTTGATATGCATAAAGTTGACTTAGATGGTAGTGAATTAAGTTCTTATGCCACTAAAAAGTCACAAACAATTAATTACCAAAATTAA
- a CDS encoding MetQ/NlpA family ABC transporter substrate-binding protein, with product MHKKRVRNRIIWTLVAVLIVVAGWFSFGPTSSAKPDDKQIVVGVVSQTKEDAAIWKSVAEDAKEEYGINIKIKNFTDYNQPNKALANGDIDLNAFQHYAFLKAWNKANKGDLVAVGKTYIAPIRLYSKKYSSIKEIPDGATIAIPNDASNESRALYLLKNAGLIKLKDGNTLATIADITSNPKHLKIKEVSADQTARVLEDVDASVVNNTYARPAKLTDKETIYVEPINKDSEQWINILVAAKANKNKKIYKELVKAYQTEKTKKLIKKYYGSTEVSAWDTK from the coding sequence ATGCATAAAAAAAGAGTACGGAATAGGATAATTTGGACGCTAGTAGCGGTGTTAATTGTAGTAGCGGGTTGGTTTAGTTTTGGACCAACTAGCTCAGCTAAGCCAGATGATAAACAAATTGTCGTAGGAGTAGTTAGTCAGACTAAAGAAGATGCAGCGATTTGGAAGAGTGTGGCAGAAGATGCTAAAGAAGAATATGGGATTAATATTAAAATTAAGAATTTTACTGATTATAATCAACCCAATAAGGCATTAGCTAATGGAGATATTGATCTTAATGCTTTCCAACACTATGCTTTTTTGAAAGCTTGGAATAAGGCGAATAAGGGAGATTTGGTTGCGGTAGGTAAAACTTATATAGCTCCAATTCGGTTATATTCAAAGAAGTATAGCAGTATTAAAGAAATTCCAGATGGGGCAACAATTGCCATACCAAATGATGCTTCTAATGAATCAAGAGCACTCTACCTTTTAAAAAATGCAGGTTTAATTAAATTAAAGGATGGTAATACTCTAGCAACAATTGCAGATATTACTTCAAATCCAAAGCATTTAAAAATTAAAGAAGTTTCAGCGGATCAAACAGCCCGTGTCTTAGAAGATGTTGATGCAAGTGTAGTAAATAATACTTATGCAAGACCAGCTAAGTTAACTGATAAAGAAACAATTTATGTAGAGCCAATCAATAAAGATTCAGAGCAATGGATTAATATTTTGGTAGCAGCTAAAGCTAATAAAAATAAAAAGATCTATAAGGAATTAGTGAAGGCTTACCAAACAGAAAAAACGAAAAAACTTATTAAGAAATATTATGGTAGCACTGAAGTCTCAGCGTGGGATACAAAGTAA
- a CDS encoding methionine ABC transporter ATP-binding protein has translation MSVQIDLKNITVEFGKNKAVNDVSLRIDKGDIYGVIGFSGAGKSTLVRTINLLQLPTSGTIEVNGTTLFADKKVEVSKKELQVKRRKIGMIFQHFNLLNEETVLENVAFALKHAKLSDQELEEKCLHLLDLVGLKDRANYYPAQLSGGQQQRVAIARALANDPDILISDEATSALDPKTTNQILDLLYELNKKLQLTVVLITHEMDAVKRVANKIAIMEKGKIVEKGNLREVFLHPKKELTRQFVGGALEVQHILETYHFSNLEDNEQLFQLVYNINDVTKSVVADLDVALDTKASILYGNVEVLSGQPIGTLAILLKLDKAKQEEAIKFLESKNVVVTKLDKDVLTNG, from the coding sequence ATGAGTGTACAAATTGATCTAAAAAATATTACTGTAGAATTTGGTAAAAATAAGGCAGTTAATGATGTTAGCTTAAGAATAGATAAAGGTGATATTTACGGAGTAATTGGCTTTTCAGGAGCAGGTAAGTCTACTTTAGTTAGGACAATAAATCTTCTGCAACTTCCTACCTCAGGTACAATTGAAGTAAATGGAACAACTTTATTTGCAGATAAAAAAGTTGAAGTAAGTAAAAAAGAACTTCAAGTTAAAAGAAGAAAGATAGGAATGATCTTCCAACACTTTAATCTTTTAAATGAGGAAACAGTTTTAGAAAATGTGGCCTTTGCTTTAAAGCATGCTAAGTTATCTGATCAAGAACTTGAAGAAAAATGCCTGCACTTATTAGATTTAGTTGGATTAAAAGATAGAGCTAATTATTATCCTGCTCAACTTTCAGGTGGGCAGCAACAACGTGTTGCAATTGCTAGAGCTTTAGCTAATGATCCAGATATTTTAATTTCAGATGAAGCCACTAGTGCACTTGATCCAAAGACTACGAATCAAATTTTAGATTTATTATACGAATTAAATAAAAAATTACAATTAACTGTAGTTTTGATTACTCACGAAATGGATGCAGTAAAAAGAGTGGCTAATAAAATTGCCATCATGGAAAAGGGAAAAATAGTTGAAAAAGGAAACTTAAGGGAAGTATTTTTACATCCAAAGAAGGAGCTTACGCGTCAATTTGTTGGAGGAGCTTTGGAGGTTCAACATATCTTAGAAACTTACCACTTTAGTAATTTAGAAGACAATGAACAACTTTTCCAATTAGTCTATAACATTAATGATGTTACAAAGTCAGTTGTTGCGGATTTAGATGTAGCTTTAGATACTAAGGCAAGCATTCTTTATGGAAATGTAGAAGTGTTAAGTGGACAACCAATTGGAACATTGGCAATTCTCTTAAAATTAGATAAAGCAAAGCAAGAAGAAGCAATTAAATTCTTGGAAAGTAAAAATGTAGTAGTAACTAAGTTAGATAAGGATGTGTTGACTAATGGTTAG
- a CDS encoding methionine ABC transporter permease produces the protein MVSFFEKYLPNVIALGWGGDAGWGTAIFQTLFMTFWAAIFGGILGIIFGLLLILTKPNGILANKVAYNIVDKIVSIFRAVPFIILLAFVAPVTQKIVGTQIGMKAALVPLTLGVFPFFARQVQVALESVDSGKIEAAQALGASTSDIIFDVYLQESRSELVRVSTVTLISLIGLTAMAGAVGAGGLGNTAISYGYNRFNNDVTLVATLLVLLLVLIIQVVGDFLAKKLNHQER, from the coding sequence ATGGTTAGTTTTTTTGAAAAATATTTACCTAATGTAATTGCCCTGGGCTGGGGTGGGGATGCAGGCTGGGGTACTGCCATCTTTCAAACTTTATTTATGACCTTTTGGGCTGCAATCTTTGGAGGAATCTTGGGAATAATTTTTGGCTTATTGTTAATCCTAACTAAACCAAATGGTATTTTAGCTAACAAAGTTGCTTATAATATTGTCGATAAGATAGTTTCTATTTTTAGAGCTGTGCCATTTATTATCTTATTAGCTTTTGTAGCACCTGTTACTCAGAAAATTGTTGGAACTCAAATTGGAATGAAAGCAGCCTTAGTGCCTTTAACTTTAGGAGTTTTCCCATTCTTTGCGCGTCAAGTACAAGTAGCACTTGAAAGTGTTGATTCTGGAAAAATTGAAGCAGCTCAGGCTTTAGGTGCTTCAACAAGTGATATTATTTTTGATGTATATTTACAAGAAAGTCGTTCAGAATTAGTTCGAGTTTCAACAGTAACTTTAATTAGTTTAATTGGGTTAACTGCAATGGCTGGTGCTGTTGGAGCAGGTGGTTTGGGTAATACTGCTATTTCATACGGATATAACCGATTCAATAATGATGTTACTTTAGTAGCTACCTTACTAGTATTATTGTTAGTATTGATAATTCAAGTGGTGGGTGATTTCTTAGCTAAAAAATTAAATCACCAAGAACGTTAA
- the hpt gene encoding hypoxanthine phosphoribosyltransferase translates to MNNDIEKVLYTQDQLNKRMDELAQELTAEYKRDFPLIISVMTGAMIFTGDMLKRLNFKLNVDVMKASSYVGAHSTGDVKIIHDVLTDVKGRRVILFEDIIDTGHTLKAVKELLLKRGAKTVEICAMLDKPESREVALKGDYIGYSAPDEYLVGYGLDYSGMYRNLPYVGVLKKEVYTN, encoded by the coding sequence ATGAATAACGATATTGAAAAAGTACTATATACTCAAGACCAATTAAATAAACGGATGGATGAATTAGCACAGGAGCTAACAGCAGAATATAAGAGAGATTTTCCATTAATTATCTCTGTAATGACGGGAGCAATGATTTTTACGGGGGATATGTTAAAGCGTCTAAATTTCAAATTAAATGTAGATGTAATGAAAGCATCAAGTTATGTTGGCGCTCATTCAACTGGGGATGTGAAGATTATTCATGATGTATTAACTGATGTCAAAGGTCGTCGCGTAATACTATTCGAAGATATTATTGATACAGGTCATACCTTAAAAGCAGTAAAAGAGCTTTTATTAAAAAGAGGGGCAAAAACTGTGGAAATTTGTGCCATGTTAGACAAGCCTGAGAGTCGTGAAGTAGCCTTAAAGGGAGATTATATTGGCTACAGTGCACCCGATGAATATTTAGTGGGATATGGCTTAGACTACAGTGGAATGTATCGTAACTTACCATATGTAGGAGTTTTAAAGAAAGAAGTATACACTAACTAA